The Enterobacter huaxiensis sequence CGCTGGGTATATCTGAGCATGTTTCTCTGGAGCTGAACTCTATCGGTTCTCTGGAAGCACGCGCTAACTACCGCGATGCGCTGGTGGCGTTCCTGGAACAGCATAAAGACAAGCTCGACGAAGACTGCAAACGCCGTATGTACAGCAACCCGCTGCGCGTTCTCGATTCCAAAAACGCTGAGGTGCAGGCGCTGCTAAACGATGCGCCAGCGCTGGGTGATTACCTGGACGAAGAGTCGCGCGAGCACTTTGCCGGTCTGTGCAAGCTGCTGGAAGCCGCAGGCATTGCCTATACCGTTAACCAGCGCCTGGTGCGCGGTCTGGACTACTACAACCGTACCGTATTTGAGTGGGTCACCTCGAGTCTGGGTTCCCAGGGAACGGTCTGTGCAGGCGGTCGTTATGACGGTCTGGTTGAGCAGCTTGGCGGTCGTGCAGCACCGGCTGTTGGTTTCGCGATGGGCCTTGAGCGACTTGTTTTGCTGGTTCAGGCAGTTAATCCGGAATTTAAAGCAGATTCCGTTGTCGATATATACCTGGTGGCCTCAGGTGCGGATACGCAGCCTGCGGCGATGCAGCTTGCCGAACGCATTCGTGATGAAATGCCGGGCGTTAAGCTGATGACCAACCATGGCGGCGGCAACTTCAAAAAACAGTTTGCTCGTGCCGATAAGTGGGGCGCAAGTATTGCACTGGTGCTGGGCGAGTCCGAAGTGGCTAACGGCGAAGTGGTAGTGAAAGACCTGCGCTCTGGTGAGCAAACAACGGTAACGCAGGACGGCGTTGCGGCGCACTTGCGCACTCTATTGGGCTAAGGAGAAAGACTGCGTGGAAATGTACGAGAACGAACACGACCAGGTCGACGCGATTAAACGCTTCTTTGCTGAAAACGGCAAAGCATTGGTTGTTGGAGTTATTTTAGGTGTGGGTGCACTGATTGGCTGGCGTTACTGGAACAGCCACCAGGCTGATTCCGCTCGCGGCTCGTCTCTGAGCTACGAAAACACCGTTAGCGCCATTCGTGCCGATCAGCCGCAAACGCTGGCTGCAGCCGAAAAATTTGCCGCTGACAATAAAAACACCTACGGTGCGTTGGCCGCGCTGGAAGTGGCTCAGCAGTACGTTGACAAGAACGAGCTGGACAAAGCGGCCGCACAGCTGTCGCAGGGTCTGGCGGCTGCAAGCGATGAAAATCTGAAAGCGGTTATCAACCTGCGCCTGGCACGTATTCAGGTTCAGCAGAAAAAAGCCGATGACGCGTTAAAAACGCTCGAAACCATCAAAGGCGAAGGTTTTGCTGCCATTGTTGCCGATCTTCGCGGTGAAGCACTGCTGAGTAAAGGTGACAAAGCGGGCGCGCGTAAAGCGTGGCAAGCTGGCGTAGATAGCAAAGCTTCACCTGCGCTGAGCGAAATGATGCAGATGAAAATAAATAATTTGTCCGTCTGAGAGGGACCCAATGCAATTGCGTAAATTACTTCTGTCAGGACTGCTTTCTGTTACGTTATTGAGTGGTTGTTCACTGTTCAGTGGCGAAGAAGATATTGTAAAAATGTCCCCGCTGCCGACGGTTGAAAACCAGTTTACCCCATCCACCGCATGGAACACCTCCGTGGGTGATGGTATTGGCGATTTCTATTCCAACCTGCATCCGGCATTTGCCGACGGCGTTGTCTATGCGGCAGACCGCAAAGGCACCGTCAAAGCGCTGAACAGTGATGACGGGAAGGAAGTCTGGTCCGTTAACCTGGCGGAAAAAGACGGCTGGTTTTCCCGCAAATCAGCACTGCTCTCTGGCGGCCTGACGGTTGCCGGTGGTCACGTGTATGTGGGTAGCGAAAAAGCGCAGGTTTATGCGCTGAACGCCAGCGATGGTTCTGTTGCCTGGCAAACCTCGGTTGCCGGTGAATCTCTGTCTCGTCCGGTAGTGAGCGACGGCCTGGTGCTGATCCACACCAGCAACGGGCAGCTGCAGGCGCTCAACGAAGCGGATGGTCTGGTGAAATGGACGGTCAACCTGGACATGCCAGCGCTGTCTCTGCGTGGTGAATCAGCCCCGGCAGTTGCATTTGGTGCTGCTATCGTCGGCGGTGACAATGGCCGCGTGAGCGCGGTTCTGATGCAGCAGGGCCAGCTGATTTGGCAGCAGCGTATCTCTCAGGCGACGGGTTCAACTGAAATTGACCGTCTGAGCGATGTAGACACTACCCCTGTCATTGTTGACGGCGTTGTTTATGCGCTGGCCTACAACGGTAACCTGACCGCACTGGATCTGCGCAGTGGCCAGATCATGTGGAAACGTGAGCTGGGCTCGGTGAACGATTTCGTGGTTGAGGGTAACCGTATTTATATGGTCGATCAGAACGATCGTCTGCTGGCGTTGAACACCGAAGGCGGCGTAACCCTGTGGACGCAGAGCGATCTGCTGCACCGCTTGCTGACCGCACCGGTACTGTATAACGGTAGCCTGGTTGTGGGTGATAGCGAAGGTTACATGCACTGGGTTGACCCGGAAACGGGCCGCTTCACGGCGCAGCAAAAAGTCGACAGCTCCGGCTTCCTGACGGATCCGGTTGTGGCTGACGGCAAGCTGCTGATTCAGGCAAAAGACGGCACGCTGTACGCGATCACGCGTTAATTACCCAGCGGTTGTAGTATACTAAACGGCTCCTGTTCACTCAGGAGCCGTTTTGACATTTTTAAAAACGCCGCAAAAGCGACGTTTATTTGAATTTTATGAGGCTTCAAACATGGTACCTGTGGTCGCGCTTGTCGGGCGCCCTAACGTTGGAAAATCCACTCTTTTTAACCGTTTAACACGCACCCGTGATGCGCTGGTTGCGGATTTCCCGGGGCTGACGCGTGACCGTAAGTACGGTCGTGCAGAGGTGGAAGGACGCGAGTTCATCTGTATCGATACCGGTGGTATTGACGGTACGGAAGACGGCGTTGAAACCCGCATGGCGGAACAGTCTCTGCTGGCGATTGAAGAAGCGGACGTGGTGCTGTTCATGGTGGATGCCCGTGCGGGCCTGATGCCTGCAGACTCCGCTATTGCAAAACATCTGCGCGCGCGTGAAAAGCCAACCTTCCTGGTGGCGAACAAAACTGACGGCATCGATGCCGATCAGGCCGTCGCGGATTTCTGGTCTTTAGGCCTGGGTGATATTTACCCTATCGCGGCATCTCACGGCCGCGGCGTCACCAGCCTGCTGGAAACCGTTCTTCTGCCGTGGGTTGACGAAGTAAACCCGCCGGAAGAAGTGGACGAAGACGCTGAATACTGGGCGCAGTTTGAAGACGCTGAAGACGCTGAAGAGGGCGAAGAAGAGCCTGAAGAGACCTTCAACCCGCAGGATCTGCCGATCAAACTGGCTATCGTCGGGCGTCCAAACGTAGGTAAGTCTACGCTTACTAACCGTATTCTCGGTGAAGAACGTGTGGTGGTCTACGACATGCCGGGCACTACGCGTGACAGTATCTACATCCCAATGCAGCGCGATGAGCGCGAGTTTGTCCTCATCGACACCGCGGGCGTGCGTAAGCGTGGGAAAATCACCGATGTGGTGGAAAAATTCTCCGTTATCAAAACCCTGCAGGCGATTGAAGACGCTAACGTGGTGCTGCTGGTTATCGACGCGCGCGAAGGTATCTCCGATCAGGATCTCTCTCTGCTCGGGTTTATCCTGAATAGTGGGCGCTCACTGGTGATTGTGGTCAACAAGTGGGATGGCCTGAGCAACGAAGTAAGAGAGCAGGTAAAAGAGACCCTGGACTTCCGTCTGGGCTTTATCGATTTTGCTCGCGTGCACTTCATCTCTGCCCTGCACGGCAGCGGTGTAGGCAACCTGTTCGAATCCGTTCGTGAAGCCTACGACAGCTCCACCCGTCGCCAGAGCACGGCAATGCTGACCCGAATCATGACCATGGCGGCAGAAGACCACCAGCCGCCGCTGGTGCGTGGCCGTCGCGTGAAGCTGAAATACGCCCACGCCGGGGGATATAACCCGCCAATCGTGGTGATTCACGGCAACCAGGTGAAAGACCTGCCGGATTCCTACAAGCGCTACCTGATGAACTACTTCCGTAAATCACTGGACGTAATGGGAACGCCGATCCGTATTCAGTTCAAGGAAGGGGAAAACCCGTTCGCGAATAAACGCAATACGCTGACGCCAAACCAGATGCGTAAGCGTAAGCGTTTGATCAAGCATATTAAGAAAAGCAAGTAATCACTGCCGATCTTACGAAAACCCGCGCCCGTCGCGGGTTTTTTTTCATCCTTTCAAAGCACCTGTTATCCCTGTGTGATGTCAATCACTATTCATTTTTAACCATGTTTAAATCTAAGAAACTAGACAATCATCGAATTTTCATCTTAAAGTCCAGGGTCCGGTACTAGACAAAACTAGCGCCTGGTTATCAAATGGTTAACTAAATTTTCGCCGCCTGTAAAAAATCGGTCAGATACGTAACTGGCCGGCGTACAGGATGGTGCTTACAAGCACGACACATACCTTTTCGGGAGAATTATGCAATCCTCTGTTAATCAAAAAGAAAGCCGAACGTTCTTCGGCCATCCGTATCCGCTCGGTTCGCTGTTCTTCACCGAGATGTGGGAACGTTTCTCGTTTTACGGCATTCGCCCGCTACTGATCCTGTTTATGGCTGCGACCGTCTATGACGGCGGAATGGGGCTGGCGCGTGAAAACGCCTCGGCGATTGTGGGTATCTTCGCGGGAACCATGTACCTGGCGGCGCTGCCGGGCGGCTGGCTGGCGGATAACTGGCTCGGTCAGCAGAGAGCCGTCTGGTACGGTTCAATTCTGATTGCGCTCGGCCATCTGTCAATTGCGCTGTCCGCCATTATGGGCGACAACCTGTTCTTCATCGGCCTGATGTTCATTGTGCTCGGTTCTGGCCTGTTCAAGACCTGTATTTCGGTTATGGTCGGTACCCTGTATAAAAAAGGCGATGCGCGCCGTGACGGAGGTTTCTCGCTGTTCTACATGGGCATCAACATGGGCTCATTCATTGCGCCATTGATTTCCGGCTGGCTGATCAAAACGCACGGCTGGCACTGGGGCTTTGGCATCGGCGGCATCGGGATGCTGGTGGCGCTTATTATCTTCCGCGTGTTTGCCGTTCCGGCGATGAAGCGCTATGACAGCGAAGTTGGCCTGGACTCCACCTGGAACAGCCCGGTAGTGAAGCGCAACGGCGTAGGGGCGTGGCTGCTGGCGCTGGCAGTGGGCGTCATCATCATTGTGACCCTGATAGCGCAGGGCGTGATTGTCATCAACCCGGTGGCGGTTGCCAGCGTGCTGGTCTACGTGATTGCCGCTTCTGTTGCGCTCTACTTTATCTATCTGTTCATTTTCGCGGGCCTAAACCGTAAAGAGCGCGCCCGACTGCTGGTCTGCTTTATTCTGCTGGTCTCTGCCGCGTTCTTCTGGTCTGCGTTTGAGCAGAAGCCAACGTCGTTCAACCTGTTTGCCAACGACTACACTAACCGCATGATTGGAGATTTTGAAATTCCGGCGGTGTGGTTCCAGTCGATCAATGCTCTGTTCATCATTCTGCTGGCGCCGGTGTTTAGCTGGGCATGGCCGAAGCTTGCCAGCAAAAATATTCGCCCGAGCAGCATCACCAAGTTTGTTATCGGTATTCTCTGTGCCGCAGCAGGTTTTGGCCTGATGATGCTCGCCGCCCAGAACGTGCTGAGCAACGGTGGGGCAGGCGTTTCTCCGTTCTGGCTGGTAGGCAGTATCCTGATGCTGACCCTCGGCGAGCTGTGCCTGAGCCCGATTGGTCTGGCGACCATGACGCTGCTGGCGCCGGAAAGAATGCGCGGCCAGATGATGGGACTGTGGTTCTGTGCGAGCGCGCTGGGTAACCTGGCGGCTGGCCTGATCGGTGGTCACGTGAAGGCCGATCAGCTGGATATGCTGCCGGATCTCTTCGCGCGCTGCTCCATCGCGCTGCTGATTTGCGCCGCGGTTCTGATCGTCCTCATTGTTCCGGTGCGCCGCATGCTGGAAAATGCGCAAACTAAGCCGGCTGCTAACGCCTCATAAACCTCAGCGTGCCGGGGCAGGCGTTACGCCCCGGCACCGTATTCCCTGAGGTAAAACTATGCAGTT is a genomic window containing:
- the hisS gene encoding histidine--tRNA ligase, which translates into the protein MAKNIQAIRGMNDYLPGETAIWQRIEGTLKQVLGSYGYSEIRLPIVEQTPLFKRAIGEVTDVVEKEMYTFEDRNGDSLTLRPEGTAGCVRAGIEHGLLYNQEQRLWYIGPMFRHERPQKGRYRQFNQLGVEVFGLQGPDIDAELIMLTARWWRALGISEHVSLELNSIGSLEARANYRDALVAFLEQHKDKLDEDCKRRMYSNPLRVLDSKNAEVQALLNDAPALGDYLDEESREHFAGLCKLLEAAGIAYTVNQRLVRGLDYYNRTVFEWVTSSLGSQGTVCAGGRYDGLVEQLGGRAAPAVGFAMGLERLVLLVQAVNPEFKADSVVDIYLVASGADTQPAAMQLAERIRDEMPGVKLMTNHGGGNFKKQFARADKWGASIALVLGESEVANGEVVVKDLRSGEQTTVTQDGVAAHLRTLLG
- a CDS encoding YfgM family protein; translated protein: MEMYENEHDQVDAIKRFFAENGKALVVGVILGVGALIGWRYWNSHQADSARGSSLSYENTVSAIRADQPQTLAAAEKFAADNKNTYGALAALEVAQQYVDKNELDKAAAQLSQGLAAASDENLKAVINLRLARIQVQQKKADDALKTLETIKGEGFAAIVADLRGEALLSKGDKAGARKAWQAGVDSKASPALSEMMQMKINNLSV
- the bamB gene encoding outer membrane protein assembly factor BamB, which codes for MQLRKLLLSGLLSVTLLSGCSLFSGEEDIVKMSPLPTVENQFTPSTAWNTSVGDGIGDFYSNLHPAFADGVVYAADRKGTVKALNSDDGKEVWSVNLAEKDGWFSRKSALLSGGLTVAGGHVYVGSEKAQVYALNASDGSVAWQTSVAGESLSRPVVSDGLVLIHTSNGQLQALNEADGLVKWTVNLDMPALSLRGESAPAVAFGAAIVGGDNGRVSAVLMQQGQLIWQQRISQATGSTEIDRLSDVDTTPVIVDGVVYALAYNGNLTALDLRSGQIMWKRELGSVNDFVVEGNRIYMVDQNDRLLALNTEGGVTLWTQSDLLHRLLTAPVLYNGSLVVGDSEGYMHWVDPETGRFTAQQKVDSSGFLTDPVVADGKLLIQAKDGTLYAITR
- the der gene encoding ribosome biogenesis GTPase Der yields the protein MVPVVALVGRPNVGKSTLFNRLTRTRDALVADFPGLTRDRKYGRAEVEGREFICIDTGGIDGTEDGVETRMAEQSLLAIEEADVVLFMVDARAGLMPADSAIAKHLRAREKPTFLVANKTDGIDADQAVADFWSLGLGDIYPIAASHGRGVTSLLETVLLPWVDEVNPPEEVDEDAEYWAQFEDAEDAEEGEEEPEETFNPQDLPIKLAIVGRPNVGKSTLTNRILGEERVVVYDMPGTTRDSIYIPMQRDEREFVLIDTAGVRKRGKITDVVEKFSVIKTLQAIEDANVVLLVIDAREGISDQDLSLLGFILNSGRSLVIVVNKWDGLSNEVREQVKETLDFRLGFIDFARVHFISALHGSGVGNLFESVREAYDSSTRRQSTAMLTRIMTMAAEDHQPPLVRGRRVKLKYAHAGGYNPPIVVIHGNQVKDLPDSYKRYLMNYFRKSLDVMGTPIRIQFKEGENPFANKRNTLTPNQMRKRKRLIKHIKKSK
- a CDS encoding peptide MFS transporter; the protein is MQSSVNQKESRTFFGHPYPLGSLFFTEMWERFSFYGIRPLLILFMAATVYDGGMGLARENASAIVGIFAGTMYLAALPGGWLADNWLGQQRAVWYGSILIALGHLSIALSAIMGDNLFFIGLMFIVLGSGLFKTCISVMVGTLYKKGDARRDGGFSLFYMGINMGSFIAPLISGWLIKTHGWHWGFGIGGIGMLVALIIFRVFAVPAMKRYDSEVGLDSTWNSPVVKRNGVGAWLLALAVGVIIIVTLIAQGVIVINPVAVASVLVYVIAASVALYFIYLFIFAGLNRKERARLLVCFILLVSAAFFWSAFEQKPTSFNLFANDYTNRMIGDFEIPAVWFQSINALFIILLAPVFSWAWPKLASKNIRPSSITKFVIGILCAAAGFGLMMLAAQNVLSNGGAGVSPFWLVGSILMLTLGELCLSPIGLATMTLLAPERMRGQMMGLWFCASALGNLAAGLIGGHVKADQLDMLPDLFARCSIALLICAAVLIVLIVPVRRMLENAQTKPAANAS